One genomic window of Branchiostoma lanceolatum isolate klBraLanc5 chromosome 5, klBraLanc5.hap2, whole genome shotgun sequence includes the following:
- the LOC136435513 gene encoding putative protein-lysine deacylase ABHD14B isoform X2 has translation MLKTSFWTNVFIVGGLVFLALVFYLGAIHLPNSDLEKTVSLSRNQGEGKDGVINMSDQIYPHILEFGGARVWYQEKAPPNPKCDVLLLHGQAFISQTWVDLGTVDKLAEAGCRVVGLDLPGYGKSWMASRGQDPIKPPGFLHKFITAAKMNKPFIISPSMSGSFSMSHLMEHPDDISGFIPVAPMATENFKPDDYKKIKTPTLIIYGEEDKKLGVDSYKRLKDLPNSQVHVLPKAKHPCYLDQPDMFHHLVTEFIQRNSNSKD, from the exons ATGCTGAAGACATCCTTCTGGACCAACGTGTTTATAGTAGGTGGGCTGGTGTTCCTGGCACTGGTCTTCTACCTGGGAGCCATCCACCTGCCCAACAGTGATCTTGAGAAGACTGTGTCCCTCAGCAGAAATCAGGGAGAAGGAAAAGACGGTGTTATCAACATGAGCGACCAG ATATACCCCCACATCCTTGAGTTTGGTGGAGCCCGAGTGTGGTACCAGGAGAAGGCCCCCCCGAACCCCAAGTGTGACGTGCTGTTGTTACACGGACAGGCCTTCATCTCACAGACCTGGGTGGACCTGGGGACTGTGGACAAACTGGCGGAGGCCGGATGCAGAGTCGTGGGGCTTGATCTACCTG GCTATGGCAAATCGTGGATGGCATCTAGGGGCCAAGATCCCATCAAGCCACCAGGGTTCCTGCACAAGTTCATAACCGCTGCGAAGATGAACAAACCGTTTATCATTAGTCCATCCATGAGCGGCTCGTTCTCCATGTCTCACCTGATGGAACATCCAGACGACATCTCCGGTTTCATCCCCGTCGCTCCAATGGCCACAGAAAATTTTAAACCGGACGATTATAAGAAAATCAAG ACCCCGACCCTCATCATCTACGGTGAGGAAGACAAGAAGCTGGGTGTGGACTCCTACAAGAGACTGAAGGACCTGCCCAACTCCCAGGTCCACGTCCTGCCCAAGGCGAAACACCCCTGCTACCTGGATCAACCCGACATGTTCCACCACCTGGTCACCGAGTTTATCCAGAGGAACTCCAACTCCAAGGACTGA
- the LOC136435513 gene encoding putative protein-lysine deacylase ABHD14B isoform X1, translating into MSGSSQVMLKTSFWTNVFIVGGLVFLALVFYLGAIHLPNSDLEKTVSLSRNQGEGKDGVINMSDQIYPHILEFGGARVWYQEKAPPNPKCDVLLLHGQAFISQTWVDLGTVDKLAEAGCRVVGLDLPGYGKSWMASRGQDPIKPPGFLHKFITAAKMNKPFIISPSMSGSFSMSHLMEHPDDISGFIPVAPMATENFKPDDYKKIKTPTLIIYGEEDKKLGVDSYKRLKDLPNSQVHVLPKAKHPCYLDQPDMFHHLVTEFIQRNSNSKD; encoded by the exons ATGTCTGGTTCGTCCCAGGTCATGCTGAAGACATCCTTCTGGACCAACGTGTTTATAGTAGGTGGGCTGGTGTTCCTGGCACTGGTCTTCTACCTGGGAGCCATCCACCTGCCCAACAGTGATCTTGAGAAGACTGTGTCCCTCAGCAGAAATCAGGGAGAAGGAAAAGACGGTGTTATCAACATGAGCGACCAG ATATACCCCCACATCCTTGAGTTTGGTGGAGCCCGAGTGTGGTACCAGGAGAAGGCCCCCCCGAACCCCAAGTGTGACGTGCTGTTGTTACACGGACAGGCCTTCATCTCACAGACCTGGGTGGACCTGGGGACTGTGGACAAACTGGCGGAGGCCGGATGCAGAGTCGTGGGGCTTGATCTACCTG GCTATGGCAAATCGTGGATGGCATCTAGGGGCCAAGATCCCATCAAGCCACCAGGGTTCCTGCACAAGTTCATAACCGCTGCGAAGATGAACAAACCGTTTATCATTAGTCCATCCATGAGCGGCTCGTTCTCCATGTCTCACCTGATGGAACATCCAGACGACATCTCCGGTTTCATCCCCGTCGCTCCAATGGCCACAGAAAATTTTAAACCGGACGATTATAAGAAAATCAAG ACCCCGACCCTCATCATCTACGGTGAGGAAGACAAGAAGCTGGGTGTGGACTCCTACAAGAGACTGAAGGACCTGCCCAACTCCCAGGTCCACGTCCTGCCCAAGGCGAAACACCCCTGCTACCTGGATCAACCCGACATGTTCCACCACCTGGTCACCGAGTTTATCCAGAGGAACTCCAACTCCAAGGACTGA